The genomic window GTCCGCCATCGGGGCCTTCTTCGGGGCGATCATCTTCGGCATGGTCACGATCGGGCTGACCTATACCGGGTTCGACCAGGACTGGTTCCAGGTATTCCTGGGGGCGATGCTGCTGCTGGCCGTGGTCTTCAACAACGCCATCCGCAAGCGTGTGACGGGGGAGCGCTGAAATGTCCGAACCGATCATCCGGATGGAGAACATCAAGAAGCATTTCGGCAATGTGATCGCCCTGAACGGCGTCACCTTCGACGTGCGTCCCGGCGAGTGCCATTGCCTTCTGGGCGATAATGGCGCGGGGAAATCGACCTTCATCAAGACCATGTCGGGCGTGCACAAGCCGACCGAGGGAACGATCACCTTCGAGGGCCGCCCGATGGCCTTCAACAGCCCGCGCGAAGCGATGGAGGCGGGCATCGCCACGGTATTCCAGGACCTGGCAATGATCCCGCTGATGAGCGTCACGCGCAATTTCTTCATGGGCCGCGAGCCGACGAAAGGCCGCTTCATCAAGCGCTTCGATTTGGAGACCGCGAACCGCATCACGATGGAGAAGATGCGCCAGATGGGTATCAACCTGCGCGCCCCCGATCAGGCGGTGGGCACGCTGTCGGGCGGGGAACGCCAGACGGTGGCCATCGCGCGGGCCGTGCATTTCGGCGCCAAGGTGCTGATCCTGGACGAGCCGACCAGCGCGCTTGGCGTGCGCCAGACCGCGAACGTGCTGGCTACCATTGCGCGGGTGCGGGCGCAGGGGGTGGGGGTCGTGTTCATCAGCCACAATGTGCGCCACGCGCTGGCCGTGGGCGACCGCTTCACGGTGCTGAACCGCGGCCAGACCCTGGGCACCGCCGAGAGGGGCCAGATCGACGCCGCCGAGCTGCAGGACCTGATGGCCGGCGGGCAGGAACTGGCCGCGCTGGAAAGCAGCCTGGGGGGGACGATCTGATGTCCCTGGGCGTGGCTCTGATCGGCACAGGCTTCATGGGAAAATGCCATGCCATGGCCTGGCGCAACGTGGCGACGGCCTTCGGTGGCACGCCGCCGCGCCTGGAGATACTGGCCGATGCGGTGGCGCCGGGCGATGTGGCGCGGGCCTGGGGCTTTGCCCGGGCCACGGGCGACTGGCAGGCGGCGGTCTCTGATCCGGCCGTGGATGTGGTCAGCATCACCACGCCCAACGGTCTGCACCGCCCCATGGCCGAGGCGGCCCTGCGCGCGGGCAAGCATGTATGGCTGGAAAAGCCCATGGCGCTGACGCTGGAGGATGCGCGGGCCATGGCGGATCTGGCCGCCGCGCATCCCGGTCAGGTGACGCTGCTGGGCTATAACTATCTGCGCAGCCCTGCCTTTCAGGCGGCCCGCGCGATGGTGGCGGATGGGGTGATCGGGCGGCCCCTGGCCTTTCGCGGCGTCTATGACGAGGATTATTCGGCCGATCCATCCCTGCCCTGGTCTTGGCGCATGACGCATCAGGGGGGCGGTCTGGGCGCGCTTGGCGATCTGGGCTGCCATCTGGTCAGCGTCATGGTTGCGCTGATGGGCCCGGTGGCCGAACTGACCGCCATGACCCAGATCGCCGTCCCCACGCGCCCGTCCCCCGAAGGCCCCCGCGCGGTCGAGAATGAAGACAGCGCCCTGGCCCTGATCCGCTTTGTCAGCGGCGCGCAGGGATCGTTCGCCACGTCACGCGTAGCGCGAGGCCGCAAATGCCGCTTGCAGTGGGAGATCCATGGGTCAAACGGGACACTGGTCTTTGACCAGGAGCATATGAACGAGTTGTGGGTCCACCGGGCGGGCGATGCGGGATTCACGCGCCATGTCACCGGACCGGACCAGCCGGATTTCGCGGCCTTCTGCCCCGCGCCGGGGCATGGCTTCGGCTTCAACGAACAGAAGGTGGTGGAGTGCCGCGACCTGATCCGCGCGATTCAGGGCACAGCCCCCTGCGAACCCGATTTCGCCGCCGGTCTGCAGATCGAACGGATCATCCACGCCATGGCGACCAGCGCCGGTCGCCCCGTTTCCCTGGAGGGCGCATGAAAAGGCTTGACGTGATCACCATCGGCCGCAGCAGCGTCGATCTTTATGGCCAGCAGGTCGGCGGGCGACTGGAGGATATGGGCTCCTTCGCCAAGTATATCGGCGGCTCGCCCACCAATATCGCCTGCGGGACAGCGCGGTTGGGGTTGCGGTCGGCGGTCATCACCCGGGTGGGGGATGAGCATATGGGCCGCTTCATCCGCGAGCAGCTGATCCGCGAGGGCGTCGACGTGCGCGGCGTGACAACCGACCCCGAGCGGCTGACCGCGCTGGTGATCCTGGGCATCCGCGATCAGGACAGCTTTCCGCTGATCTTCTATCGCGAGAATTGCGCCGACATGGCCCTGTCCGAGGCCGATATCGACGAGGGGCTGATCGCGGATACGCGCTGCGTTCTGGCGACCGGCACGCATCTGAGCCATCCCCGGACCGAGGCCGCGGTGATGCGCGCGCTGACCCTGGCGCGGGCGCATGGGGCGCGGACGGCGCTGGACATCGACTATCGCCCGAACCTCTGGGGCGTGGCTGGCCATGGCGCGGGCGAGAGCCGCTTTGTCGAAAGCGCCACTGTCACCGCGCGGTTGCAGGCGACGCTGCCGCTGTTTGACCTGATCGTGGGCACCGAGGAGGAGTTTCACATCGCCGGCGGCACTACCGACACGCTGGCGGCGCTGCGCGCCGTGCGCGCGATCAGCGACGCCGTGCTGGTCTGCAAGCGGGGGGCTGCGGGGGCGGTGGCCTTCGAAGGCGCGATCGAGGGGTGGGAGAGCGGCCAGCAGGGGCCGGGCTTTCCCATCGAGGTCTTCAACGTGCTGGGCGCGGGGGACGGGTTCTTCTCGGGCCTCTTGAAGGGCTGGCTGGAGGACGCGCCATGGCCCCGCGCGCTGGAATATGCCAATGCCTGCGGCGCCTTGGCGGTCAGCCGCCATGGCTGCACGCCCGCCTATCCGTCGTTGGAGGAACTGCGCTTTTTCCTGGAGCGCGGCGTTGTGCGGGCCGATCTGCGCAACGACGCGGCGCTGGAGCAGGTGCATTGGGCCACCAACCGGCAGGGAAGGATGGGCGGCGACTGGACCACGATGCGGGTCTTTGCCTTTGACCACCGGATGCAGCTGGAGGAGATGGAGGGATATACGCCCGAGAGGGGCGGGGCCTTCAAGCGGCTGTGCCTGGAGGCGGCGCTGGCCGTGCAGGACGGGCAGGGGGGGTATGGGATCCTCTGTGACGATCGTATCGGGCGGGCGGCGCTGCATGCGGCCAGCGGGACGGGGCTGTGGATCGGGCGGCCCGCCGAATGGCCCGGATCGCGGCCCCTGGCGCTGGAGCCGCAGCTGGGCCCCGATTGCGGGGGTTTGGGCGAGTGGGCGCGTGAGAACGTGGTCAAGGTGCTGTGTTTTGCTCACCCCGACGATGATCCCGCGCTGCGCGCCGAGCAGGAGGCGACGGTGCTGCGGCTTTACACCGCCGCGCGTCGCAACGGGCTGGATTTCCTGCTGGAGATCATCCCCTCCAAGGCCGGGCCGGTCGATGAGGATACGACCGCGGTGCTGATCGCGCAGTTCTATGCGGCTGGAATTTATCCCGATTGGTGGAAGCTGGAGCCGCTGACCAGCGCGACGGCCTGGGCCAAGGCGATCGCGGCCATCGAGGCGCATGACTCCAACACACGCGGCATTGTCGTTCTGGGGCTGGACGCGCCCGAGGCCGAACTGGCGGCCAGTTTCGCGGTGGCGGCGCGGTTTCCGCTGGTGCGGGGCTTTGCGGTCGGTCGGACGATCTTTGGCGCGGTGGCGCGGGAATGGCTAGCCGGGCGGATGGATGACGCGGCGGCCGTGGCAGAGATGGCGGCGCGCTATCGTCGGCTATGCGACATCTGGGACACGGCCCGCGCGGCGGCACAGGTGGCGGCATGAGCGCGCACGATCTGGCCGGGGCAGGGGGCGCTGCCCCCCTCTCCTGCGGCGTCCCCCCGAGGGGATATCTGGACAACGAAGCAGCGGCGGAGGCGCGGATGACGGGCATGGTGCGGATGACGGCGGCGCAGGCAATGGTGCGCTGGCTCTCGGTGCAGATGACGGAAGGGGGCGAGCGCTTCATCGACGGGGTCTGGGCGATCTTTGGTCATGGCAATGTGGCGGGGCTTGGCGAGGCGCTGCACGGAATCGGCGATGCCCTGCCGACCTGGCGGGGCCAGAACGAGCAAACCATGGCCCATGCCGCCATCGCCTTTGCCAAAGGCAAGGCGCGGCGGCGGGCTCAGGCGGTGACGGCCTCGATCGGGCCGGGGTCCACGAACATGGTGACGGCGGCGGCCCTGGCGCATGTGAACCGGCTGCCGGTGCTGTTCATCGCCGGTGACGTCTTTGCCAACCGCCGCCCTGATCCGGTATTGCAGCAGGTGGAGTCCTTTGGCGATGGCACGGTCAGCGCGAATGACTGCTTTCGCCCCGTGGTGCGTTACTTCGACCGGATCACCCGGCCCGAGCATCTGCTGACCGCGCTGCCGCGCGCCATGCGGGTGATGACCGACCCTGCGGAATGCGGGCCGGTCTGCCTGGCCTTCTGTCAGGACGTGCAGGCCGAGGCCTACGATTGGCCCGAGGCGTTCTTTGCGCCGCGCGTCTGGCGCATCCGCCGGCCTGTGCCAGATGCGGCGGAACTGGCCGAGGCGGTCGCGATGATCCGGGCGGCCAGGGCGCCGATCATCGTCTGCGGCGGGGGGGTGATCTATTCCGGCGCCGAGGACGTGTTGGGCGAGTTCGCCAGCAGCCTTAACATCCCGGTAATCGAGACGCAGGCGGGCAAATCGGCCCTGGCGCAGTCGCACCCGATGAACTTCGGGGCGGCGGGGGTCGATGGTTCGGCGGCGGCGAACGCGGCGGCGCAGGCGGCCGATCTGGTGATCGCTGTGGGCACCCGGCTGCAGGACTTCACCACCGGCTCGCGGACGCTGTTTCCGAAGGCGAAGATCCTTGGCATCAATGTGGCGGCCTATGACGCGGGCAAGCACGGGGCGGTGAGCCTTGTCGCCGATGCACGCGTGGCGCTGGAGGCGCTTGGCGGCGCGCTGCAGGGCCTGCGGTTCGACGCGGCCGACCCTAAGGCGCGGACGGCCTGGCTGGCGGCGGTCGATGCTCATTGTGCCGCTGCGTCCGACGGCCTGCCGACGGATGCGCAGGTAATCGGCGCCGTGCAGCGCGCGGCCCCGGAGGGCATCGCCATGTGCGCGGCGGGCACGATGCCCGGCGCGTTGAAGCTGCTCTGGCAGGCCAGCCAGCACGGCTATCACATGGAATACGGCTATTCCTGCATGGGCTATGAGATCGCGGGTGCGATGGGGCTGAAGCTCGCCCGGCCCGACCGCGAGGTTCTGTGCTTTGTGGGCGATGGCAGCTACATGATGGCCAACAGCGAGCTGGCGACGGCGGTTATGCGGCGCATCCCCTTTACCGTGATCCTGACAGACAATCGCGGCTACGGCTGTATCAACCGCCTGCAGGCCCATTCCGGTGGGGCGCCCTTCAACAACATGTATGTAGACTGCCGCATCGAGGCGCAGCCGCAGATCGACTATGTCGCCCATGCCGCCAGCATGGGGGCGCATGCCGTGAAGGCTGCCGATCTGGCTGCGCTGCAGGCAGAGGTTGCCGCCGCGCGGGGCCGCGACATTCCCACCGTCATCGTCATCGAGACCACCGCCCGTCCCGGCCCCGGCGACGGGTTGGAGGGGGCGGGCCATTGGTGGGACGTGGCCGTTCCCGCGACCGGCGGCTCGCCGCAGGCCTATGCCCGCTATCTGGACCACGTCGCCCGGCAAATCCTGATCAACTGAAGGCACGACCATGATTCTTTACGGCACCAACCCGATTGCCTGGGCCAATGACGACGACCAGAGCATCGGCGCCCATATCCCGACCGAGCAGATCCTGCGCCAGGCCGGACGCGAGATCGGCTTTGACGGGATCGAGAACGGCCACCGCTGGCCGGATGATCCGCAGGCGCTGAAGGCGCTTCTGGCGGAATACGGGCTGCGCTTCATCTCGGGCTGGTATTCGACGCATCTGCTCGTGCGCTCGGTCGAGGACGAGATCGCGGCCGTACAGCCGCATCTGGCCAAGCTCAAGGCGAATGATTGTCGCGTCTGCATCGTCTGCGAATGCTCGAACACGGTGCATG from Paracoccus sp. SMMA_5_TC includes these protein-coding regions:
- a CDS encoding ATP-binding cassette domain-containing protein produces the protein MSEPIIRMENIKKHFGNVIALNGVTFDVRPGECHCLLGDNGAGKSTFIKTMSGVHKPTEGTITFEGRPMAFNSPREAMEAGIATVFQDLAMIPLMSVTRNFFMGREPTKGRFIKRFDLETANRITMEKMRQMGINLRAPDQAVGTLSGGERQTVAIARAVHFGAKVLILDEPTSALGVRQTANVLATIARVRAQGVGVVFISHNVRHALAVGDRFTVLNRGQTLGTAERGQIDAAELQDLMAGGQELAALESSLGGTI
- a CDS encoding Gfo/Idh/MocA family protein; the protein is MSLGVALIGTGFMGKCHAMAWRNVATAFGGTPPRLEILADAVAPGDVARAWGFARATGDWQAAVSDPAVDVVSITTPNGLHRPMAEAALRAGKHVWLEKPMALTLEDARAMADLAAAHPGQVTLLGYNYLRSPAFQAARAMVADGVIGRPLAFRGVYDEDYSADPSLPWSWRMTHQGGGLGALGDLGCHLVSVMVALMGPVAELTAMTQIAVPTRPSPEGPRAVENEDSALALIRFVSGAQGSFATSRVARGRKCRLQWEIHGSNGTLVFDQEHMNELWVHRAGDAGFTRHVTGPDQPDFAAFCPAPGHGFGFNEQKVVECRDLIRAIQGTAPCEPDFAAGLQIERIIHAMATSAGRPVSLEGA
- a CDS encoding bifunctional 5-dehydro-2-deoxygluconokinase/5-dehydro-2-deoxyphosphogluconate aldolase, with product MKRLDVITIGRSSVDLYGQQVGGRLEDMGSFAKYIGGSPTNIACGTARLGLRSAVITRVGDEHMGRFIREQLIREGVDVRGVTTDPERLTALVILGIRDQDSFPLIFYRENCADMALSEADIDEGLIADTRCVLATGTHLSHPRTEAAVMRALTLARAHGARTALDIDYRPNLWGVAGHGAGESRFVESATVTARLQATLPLFDLIVGTEEEFHIAGGTTDTLAALRAVRAISDAVLVCKRGAAGAVAFEGAIEGWESGQQGPGFPIEVFNVLGAGDGFFSGLLKGWLEDAPWPRALEYANACGALAVSRHGCTPAYPSLEELRFFLERGVVRADLRNDAALEQVHWATNRQGRMGGDWTTMRVFAFDHRMQLEEMEGYTPERGGAFKRLCLEAALAVQDGQGGYGILCDDRIGRAALHAASGTGLWIGRPAEWPGSRPLALEPQLGPDCGGLGEWARENVVKVLCFAHPDDDPALRAEQEATVLRLYTAARRNGLDFLLEIIPSKAGPVDEDTTAVLIAQFYAAGIYPDWWKLEPLTSATAWAKAIAAIEAHDSNTRGIVVLGLDAPEAELAASFAVAARFPLVRGFAVGRTIFGAVAREWLAGRMDDAAAVAEMAARYRRLCDIWDTARAAAQVAA
- the iolD gene encoding 3D-(3,5/4)-trihydroxycyclohexane-1,2-dione acylhydrolase (decyclizing), coding for MTGMVRMTAAQAMVRWLSVQMTEGGERFIDGVWAIFGHGNVAGLGEALHGIGDALPTWRGQNEQTMAHAAIAFAKGKARRRAQAVTASIGPGSTNMVTAAALAHVNRLPVLFIAGDVFANRRPDPVLQQVESFGDGTVSANDCFRPVVRYFDRITRPEHLLTALPRAMRVMTDPAECGPVCLAFCQDVQAEAYDWPEAFFAPRVWRIRRPVPDAAELAEAVAMIRAARAPIIVCGGGVIYSGAEDVLGEFASSLNIPVIETQAGKSALAQSHPMNFGAAGVDGSAAANAAAQAADLVIAVGTRLQDFTTGSRTLFPKAKILGINVAAYDAGKHGAVSLVADARVALEALGGALQGLRFDAADPKARTAWLAAVDAHCAAASDGLPTDAQVIGAVQRAAPEGIAMCAAGTMPGALKLLWQASQHGYHMEYGYSCMGYEIAGAMGLKLARPDREVLCFVGDGSYMMANSELATAVMRRIPFTVILTDNRGYGCINRLQAHSGGAPFNNMYVDCRIEAQPQIDYVAHAASMGAHAVKAADLAALQAEVAAARGRDIPTVIVIETTARPGPGDGLEGAGHWWDVAVPATGGSPQAYARYLDHVARQILIN